The following coding sequences are from one Ornithodoros turicata isolate Travis chromosome 1, ASM3712646v1, whole genome shotgun sequence window:
- the LOC135394439 gene encoding uncharacterized protein LOC135394439, with protein MRDSGDVQSFVLYFRMTPDVFDYLHDLVKDDLTKQHVVREPLSSHERLALTLRYLSSGMAFKDVAMAYRVGIETAREAVHLTCTALWNRLKDLYMMPPSESEWQDIAQGFGERRNFRNCLCAVDVKHVRIVAPNKSGSTYFIYKC; from the exons ATGAGAGACAGCGGCGACGTTCAAAGTTTCGTCTTGTACTTTCGAATGACGCCAGACGTTTTCGACTACCTTCACGATCTGGTTAAGGACGACCTCACGAAGCAGCATGTCGTTCGGGAGCCACTGTCTTCCCACGAAAGGCTGGCCCTCACATTACG ATATCTGTCCTCTGGAATGGCGTTTAAAGATGTCGCCATGGCATACAGAGTTGGAATCGAGACAGCACGCGAAGCCGTGCATCTCACCTGCACGGCACTATGGAACAGGTTGAAGGACCTATACATGATG ccccCAAGTGAATCAGAGTGGCAAGATATTGCACAGGGCTTTGGGGAAAGACGGAACTTTCGAAATTGCCTTTGTGCTGTCGATGTTAAACATGTTCGAATTGTTGCACCAAACAAGTCTGGAAGTACATATTTCATCTACAAG TGCTAG